The DNA window GCGAACAGTGCAGCATGCTGCACTGTTTAATTAGCATCAACAGTGCAGCATGCTGCACTATTCACGCGAATTAATTGGCATGAACAGTGCAGCATGCTGCACTGTTCATGCCAATTAATTTGCTTGATGTGCGAAAGCATGCAGCAGAGAGGGAAAAACGCAACAGAATGCATGTAAATTCTGCTTCAATAAGGCCtgtttctgcgtttcaaaagcacttttgataaaatttgaaaattttttatttttttattaacttgaaattaatatgtttttagtgttttcgaatcattttgatgtgctgatgtcaaaaatgatttttaaaaaataaaaaaacattattggcatgcattttggcacgaaaagctatttgaaaagcaaccgcaactatactgccaaacaaaccctaaaaccgTGTTTTCAACGCAGAGAATGATAGGTCCCATGTAAAAAAATCACGACAcatttcttaaccaaacactatATTGTCACTGTTACATGCTAAACGCAGCCACAAACTCTTAGTCAAACGAACTCTAAGTTAGATTATCATCCCCtttatattatttgtattcACTCTGAAAGATTATGTGTTAGATCAAGGATTGCAGACAAGGATGAGACCTGAGTTTCTACTAGATTTCAGTTGAATCATGATTGTAGTGTTTGTAGTacttttaatgtaatttttataataaaaaataactttttcaataaaatatattgatttaataatatgtcataaaaaatataattagctaATTATGTTATGTGCTTGATAAAGGACAGGACAAAGTATAAATTGCATGATTACGGGGTGCAAAAACATGCCATTGTCACGTGTTCTATCCAATATTGCATCATCGAtggttatttaaaataaattgaaaattaatataaaattgatattaaagtacaaattgagttttaacaatgatgattaattagttaattatatCATAGTACAGAGACGGGGTTATAGTTCATTAAAGATCTACAATAGACTTTGGCTTtctgtgtttgtgtttgtgtttgtgttttccTTCAGTGAAAAGCAAAAAGAACCTGAAACTAAACTTTAGTTTTCCAAGATTCCCAACATCCAAAATGTCCTGTCCAACTGAAAGGCACGGTTATATTACTATGAACTGCAGCGGCTTTAGCAGTAGTTGCCTTGAACTTCTTCCAATCACGAAGAACAGCAGTTAAATCCTTAACCTTGGCATTTATACTCCGACAACAATTGGCATGGACAGTGATCACCGCGTTGATATCTTTGCTATCTGTGCAAAACCCACTGAAGTAGACAGTGTCCAAGAACCTTGCCTGAAGGCCCAGTTGCCCAAACATGCCCGCCTTCATTATGTCAAAGAGCACATCTTGCTCTTTCTTGCCTGTGGAATTGTCTTTTCTGCCATACCATGCATCAAACAATGAGATGGTCTTGTTGTTTGATCTGATGTAGTAGAACCCGGTGTTGATGGCATTTTTTTCTGAGTGTGGGTCGCCGTTAAACCAATCGGTGCTGATCTGGAGGTCCACACTTTCGTTATAAATGCCTAGCCTTGAAAATGGATTCCTTAGCCACATCACATCAGTATCCTGTCACCAGAATTCAAATCATTCGTTAgcaaaactaaaatttcaacaaaTTGTCGAAGTTTTCAAATGGTAAACAAAACTTCAAAATCATGCTGTGCTGTTTAACCAGCAGAGcataaaattaagcaaaaaaaccACTTTAGTTGATAAAATCACTCGATGCCATCAGAAATTGTAATGGTAAGGACCTTGAAGTCACTGTCATGAACAACCTGTGATTAGATTTCTACTTGATGGGTTGACTTGCATGCGTTACTGCCAGAGTTTAAACTATGAAAATtctcatcaatttacaaatctAGACCTGAAGAAACTATCATCGGTGAGACTATCGTGCATGCAGACTCAATCTCAATGCATTAAATCTCAATGCATTAAGatggtaatttattttatttattttttggtaaccCGAGGTGTTTgagccagcttacgcgcaccacaactaatccccggacccactgaacaccgtgcaagcccagtagacaggtaagacaccgcgggggtgacaggcgtgcacgctGAGGCTCGAACCCAGGTGACAGAAGCAAGAAAACCTTGCCTCTGCCGCTAGACTACAAGCCTCGGTGTAATAAGATGGTAATTTTATAAGGTTCATAGAGTGTCCAATATTATCTAATCtgattggattggatttttatCCGATTCAATCAAAAACAAATGCAAAGGTGGGTGATAGATTCAcgtatttttaatctttttattttattttatgaagttataattttatcattcaggagagttttttataattttatgtatagattttaagtttaaattttattttatagttttatgatTCATGGATAAGGatatagtttgtttttaaatattttattttatttttaaaaataaaaagagatcaaGTCAAGCACCGAAGGGGTATTGGCTAGGAGGACTTTCTTCACTAACCTTGTTTTGATCGGGACGAGGTGGAAAAGCAATGgtaaatttaaatattctaaaatgGAGACGAacgaaatgatttttttctttcaaagtaGAATATTggggaaataataaaataattgaaaaaattagcaTAATTTAAAAGTCATATATTGCGTCTTTGACtcgcttaaaaaaaatatagcaagtgcaattttattaaactttattaaaagttattttgaattttaaattttaatctcaATCACAATAATTTTGCACAAAAGTCTTTCAAAACTTGCCTTGTGCGTTAATTTGTGGCAGAAGCCTCTCCAAGTAAGCGGGAGCAACAAACGCAGCACGTTTCTCAACTCTGAAGATTTGTATGCAAGAGAATGCGAGATGATAGTTCCAACTCTGAGATTAGGGAAATTATAGTGGATTTgtaatgtgttttaaaagtatttttaaaaaaattattatttttattttaaattaaaaattttttattttcatattgttttgatctgctaatattaaaaataaatttaaaaaaataaaaaattatttctatacatttataaacaaaaatactttaaaaaggaACAGTTAGCACAATATCAAACAAGCACTAACTAAGTAAAACATTAAAAGGTACAGGGTATTTACAATACAAAATGCACTATGGATTCCCTTACAAAACACCAACTACACGGAGGAAATTATAGGATCAAATTGTAGGTCACTTTGggttaatttattaaagagCGAGATTAAAAGACAAGGAATCGAAGTGAAAATACGAAGGAAAGGGATGGCTTTTTCAAGTTTCAGGGTGAGATACGCATTTTGCCCTTAGATAGAAAACAAAAGACTTGTTATTAGgggtaattaagtaattttataGCGGTTCATTTGTCACTGTCAAGTTTAAAAGGGGAAATgatgtcttttcaattttattatgcacaaaaaaaaaaaatcattgcatctctagatttaaaaaaaatgaaagcttaGTTTATGGgtgttttagtctttttattttgtgaaaaatagtaaaatgattTGGATGCCCTTAAAAGTTCAATTTTCTATAACTCACATAGAATGGCATTTTTGTACTTGCACGCGCAGAGTGTACGAGGTCGTTCAGTGGTGAAATGCTGCCTTCTGCGACGATGTTCGAATCGTCTCGGCACCCACTCCATGATGAGATGGTGTGTATTGCCAAAGGCCGTCAGGTTTAGCTCtaacaactttttttccttttagtttctctctcttctttgattttcatgttacccttcaaaatttcaaattggCTCTTTAATTTGGTCCATGTACTTCtaattgttatttgttctattttaaataatttataaaattaaaattctttctcaatttcaactcctttcatctttcaaatttgattcttattcttttgattgttatttgttttgtttgagataatttttcaaattgattatgttttacaatttcatcatcctcgGGTtcattttcctataaaatttgatctatatttttctaattgttatttttttttattttgctaattttttaaaattgattttttttcaattttgtcattcaacattaaattgttttgaaattgagtttaagTCTAGAATATCATGATTTACAAGTTTTAAAGATTAACTCaactaatatattatttttataaaagaataaacaatTTCTTTGTGTAATTTAAGAAATTCTTGCAagcaataaaattatgaatcgTGGCTATATTCtacaatatattaaaagggATCAATGTCCTTGTTATTGTTTATATAGACACAAAGCACCGTGGATTGGAGCAGTGTAATGGCAGAGCTCCCCTTACCACAAAGAGTTGGAAAGACTGCAGGGGGTGGGGTTGTCTTTTTTACTGGGATGCATGTGGCATTGAAGGAATGGTTAGAGAGAAAATGGTCAGCTCCAGTTTTGGTGGAGCTACAGGCCCCGAACTACAAACACCTAGCGCCAACAAGCCCTTGGTGTCCGCGCGCCAAGTGGGGCTGCAGACACATGGCGTCGGTGCTGCCCTGGACAAGAGGGCTAGACCCGCGTGCATGGCCACAGACCTAGGCGAGAGAGTCTGAAAACCCGTTGAGGATGCCTAAGCCTTAGGTCCTGCGTCGGGACCCGATGTTGTTGGGCCATGCATCAAGACCCAGGTCTCCTGGGTCCTATGTCGAGACCCAATCCTCTTGGGTCCTTTGTCCGGACCCATGAACCCTGGGTCCTTTGTCTTGGGTCTTtggtttattaatataattatttgtgttataaatattattatttttcttataattcaaagtattaatgtaaaaaaaatattatttgtgttatcaatattattatttttattataattctaagtattactataaaaaatattataatttgtgttataaatatttttgggttttttaatataattatttgtgttataagaattattatttttattgtaattctaagcattactataaaaaatatcattatttgttttataagtattattatttttattataattctaagtattaatataaaaaacattataatttgtgttataaatgttcttgggtttctaaatataattatttgtgttataaatattattatttttattacaattcaAAGTGTTAATATTACTATTtgtgctataaatattattatttttattataattctcttGGGTGCTCCAAACGTAGAACCAATTGCCCTTGAGTTCTGTGTCTGGATCCAATTCTGTTGGGTTTGACGTCAAGACACATGCTCTTGGATCCTGTGTCATGACCCATTTCGCTTGGGTCCTGGGTCTGGAGCCAAATGTCATGCTTCCTGCGTCATGATCCATTTTGCTTGGGTCATGCGTTAGGACCCAATCATCTTGGATCATTGTCAGGTTGTGTTCTTGAGTTTTggatttctaaatataattatttgttattaatattattatgtttattataattaaaagtattcatattaaaaatagtattatttgtattataaatattattattataaattataattaatattattaataaaataattaataaatttgaaaagaaaatttcattattatcatcatcattaataacttttaaaaatatcattattactattgaaaaaaaccatcatttttttaaaaatattaaaaaatataagaagttTGGCAGGcatgttaaatattattattaataatataaatagtaTTGTTACAGCTAGACTCGATATTCTTAGATCTGACGTTGCAACTaaacccaatattttttaatcttaaattattttaatattttttataaaaataaaaaattaacctgcGAAGTAACACCAAATAGTGCTCCCTAGACACAATCTTTTTTCTAATAATGTGTCGGTTGCAGAAAAAACTTCTCAAGATGTATCAAAGCAGTTAAACAGTGCCTAATTTCCCGCATCTTCATCACATTCTTCTCAACGGTGCTATCATAATCATTGTATTTAAATAgttagtttgtttttgtgtcttttttttaaaaattattttgatatgttaatattaaaaattattttttaaaataaaaaaattattttaatatatttttaaataaaaaatactttaaaaaataattaaaaggtatTAAAACTGTAGCCGGGAGCAGTTCCACTGGAATAATCGGGAATAATTTGTGATCCACTAAAGATAGTCACCGCAAGTATGATTGCCCCTATGCAATCCTCAAGGTGAATTGAGGTTTCTTGCATAATATCATGAaggctatttatttttaaaaaaaaatgaaaacaaacaatgtttttcatttgatatatgtaatctctctctcttggaAAAGATTTTCAACCCCAAAAACGTGAAAAATCttctctctttccctctctctaTTTCCTCCATGAAAATGACATGGCAGAAAAGGAATTGGGTCCCTGACGAGCCAGCAACCTTCAGTTCAAATAGACAGCAATTAAAGCTAGATCCCACTACAAGACTCGGGGTGACATCCGTGTAAGGGACGACAATCTATAGGACCTAAATTTCCATGTGAAccaagttattttttgtttttttttttaaaaaaagaaagaattatatTGTGAACAGGAGGAGATCGGGCCTGTTCGAGGGCCTGGGTTGAAAGGAGGAAGGGGGAGGCAGGGCAGCTGCGGGTTCTCAGCTGATTTGATGGCGTCGGCTAGTTCGTCTGGCTAGAATGATTTCAGGCTGGTGGGTTGGGGCGGCTGGTTTCAGTGCTGGTGGAGGGAGAATTAGGAAATGGTAGAtaggtatttttatcttttagagcTCTTGATTAGCTAGGTGTGAAAGGTGATAGGAAAGGTGatgggttttttaaaatatttccttTTAGGTGACTTGTTCTCGGCAGGAAGCTTAAAggtagatatttttttagtttaatatagtGTTTTGTTAGCTTGCGTGTAACtcaacgaccatgtaagtctccagtggccattatataagcacctgagatcacagagagagcaaatctcttggtctcaagctcttaccactgagccACTACCTAAATGGTTTAAAGTTAGTTacttctaatttattaataacataacttcaattgttattaaaaaaatatgaattattttttataaaactacaaAAAGATTAAATGAATACGAGATTATTGTTCTTTAACAAAGCCATATCAGTTGTAGGAAAGTAAAATTTTCGTAAATTGACAGTAGAGTAGGCACGTAGTTCATTATGCCACATATGGCCCCAAACACCATGACTCAGCTACTCTAATGACTTTTTTTCCTAAATTAGgtcaaactaattaattaaaattatgtagCCTTTAATTTACCTGCCGACAAGAAATGATAGCCGAGTAACAGTCAAACTAAAACACAGAAATCAATGGAGTTTAGCAAGAAACGTACCGTGAAAATAAAGTTGTATCCATGCTTGAGAACATCCAACAACAAAAGGGTTCTTCTCCACATCATCTTGAGAAAATCTTGTGACATGAAGATCTTTTCTTCTCCAAAATGACCTAAACCTTCCGTTTCCAGTTTGTAACAGTTTAGCCGCTTGAACAAACACCTCTCATAAGCAACTTGATCGACAGCGACTAAGAGTAGATGATCGAGAAGTGGCCTAGTGTCCTCTCCTAGCCACAAACTCTCGAGAAAAAGATCAAGCATTGTTGTTTCAGCATGAATACTTTGTTCTACATAAGCTTTGTTAACAACAGCTATAATCACTGTTTTGTTTGGCGTTGAGGCCTTCTCCAGAGCCAATTCAAGCTCGTCTATTGGAAACTTCAACCTTTTCATTTCCTGTGAccggaaaaaataaatgatttctaCAGCGAAGGAAAACCATATGAAACTATGCTATATAACATACACAGATGAATACTTACAGATTGCGAGTGAGATGGCCAATGGTTAGATGATCTTCGAGACGAGAATAATAAAGGGCTTGATCGTGAGGCAGACGACCAGGTGCAAAGGTAAAGTACACTAGCAATGAGAATTGAGACGAGTGCTATATTTCCAAGAGAGTTCTTTGAGGAGTCCATGTTGATCATGTcgggctttttgttttttgttttttttgttaaagataaTGAAAGGTTTGGTATAATTTATCGACGATCGGTGTGATTTACCGAAGACagagagaagaggaa is part of the Populus trichocarpa isolate Nisqually-1 chromosome 2, P.trichocarpa_v4.1, whole genome shotgun sequence genome and encodes:
- the LOC18109608 gene encoding uncharacterized protein At1g28695 — protein: MINMDSSKNSLGNIALVSILIASVLYLCTWSSASRSSPLLFSSRRSSNHWPSHSQSEMKRLKFPIDELELALEKASTPNKTVIIAVVNKAYVEQSIHAETTMLDLFLESLWLGEDTRPLLDHLLLVAVDQVAYERCLFKRLNCYKLETEGLGHFGEEKIFMSQDFLKMMWRRTLLLLDVLKHGYNFIFTDTDVMWLRNPFSRLGIYNESVDLQISTDWFNGDPHSEKNAINTGFYYIRSNNKTISLFDAWYGRKDNSTGKKEQDVLFDIMKAGMFGQLGLQARFLDTVYFSGFCTDSKDINAVITVHANCCRSINAKVKDLTAVLRDWKKFKATTAKAAAVHSNITVPFSWTGHFGCWESWKTKV